The nucleotide sequence TGTGTTTGTTTGTCATCCGGAGGGCCTGCTGCCGCTCGCCGTGCACATATCCATCGCGATGAAGCTCTCGACTGCAGGAACTGAACCTTGAATGCGTTAAGACAGTGACTCAGAGCCGCAGAGGACCGTTTTCATCGACGGAGAGACGGTCCGTCTTCCTCCTCAGCTGTAACGTTACGCGCATCTTTACGAGCGCTGCTGCATCGCCCTCCAAAACCCGTCAAAACTCCGCTGGTGTAAGTTACCACGAACGGTCGCTAAACGGGTGTATGTGGATAGAGAGGACTGGAAGACGCCGCAGAAGCAGGAGAAACGGTGGCGCTAACGCAGTGACATCAAGCGAAACCCCCCACGCAGCCTCtctcaacacaacacaacaggcCTGCGAGATCTCGCTCAGTCGCTCTCGCGAGACTCCGGGTGGTTAAAGGGGGGGTCTGCGGTGCGTGTGTTTGGGCATCATCAACATCATGAGCGAGCGCTTCTATAATTACCCACTTTACATCGGTTACATTGGTGAACAATTTATGTGTTATGTAATACAAAGAGAGGGatcattacatatttatttcatgAATGAGCAGGGGTGCAAAGCCTTAGATcacacttaaaatataaatacaaataattataatatatatatatatatatatatatatatatatacaaaaaactttaattagaaaatgtaaaaaacaacattataaaaaatatttttttttctaatgaaatagaataattgtaatatattgcatatatgtaataattgtgtgtgtttatatatatatatatatatatatatatatatatatatatatatataatatacaacctatgttatggaaaataaaaatggtcaaatGAACAGCAGCGTTAATGTTTAAATAGTAATAGTATTATgggctaaaattaaaatgacctaaagaaaaaaaaacataatatttatatatttatcaaatatttaacaccacttttttagcattatttatgccgttttagtttaattaaaacgTATATGGGCCAAAAACGTATTAATGCAGGTGGTAATTCCACTCAAGAAaagagataaattaaatgaatgcttATAATACaccaacataaataaaaatgaactgaagTAAAATTCTTTCTTTCAAGTCATACATATCCTTTCCTTCAACAGAACCACAAATGAAGAGGTTCATTCTTATATGCAGCTCATTGTCTCTCTCTGCAGGCCGCTGGGAGAACTTCCAGAAGCAATGGTTCATGAACCGTGATTCCCCCACAGACGCTCTTCAGAGGAACGATGAAGAATCAGACACCGAGAACTGATCACAGATAGACTTCTTTTAATGAATGTACATCAGATATACAGTGAAATGGCTGAAACTGATGCCTCTGCTCCCAGTGAACCAGACTTCATGATCAACTGAAACAACTGTCGACAGTAATCAGGGATTCACACACGTTTAAGAGTGTTTTTACACTCAAATAAGCAGCTGCACAATGTGTGCATTTAGACTGGGACTTTCTCTCACAATTCATCAACAAATGGTGTGTTTGCCAGATGTCCACAACACGACATGGTCTTCTTGCTCTCGACAAACTTCTTTGCAGCCTGTGAAGGAAACAACAACAGATTTCTGTGGTCAAACATCATCCAACAGTTACTGTATCTTTACTGCTTTAACGGCTTCATCAGCAAGTAGCTGATTAGTGGTATTTAGGTAGTGTTTAACAGCAGAGCATGACGCTAGCAACATTAAAACATCAAGTCTGGGGTAACATCAAATTAAAGGTGTGtaaccttgaatgcaatgtatatatattagtgaataaccatttaatctaaattaatcagAGAACGCTTGATCCATATTCATTTTCATAGGGTTAAGAATTGGTCGGCAATTCATATTTTCTTAAGAAACTGGCAATTTGAAATCAATTCCAATTATGCTCATGGTGAAACTATCCTACTTTTTGTTTCTCGTGAAGTTCTCGTAATTGACATGAACGACTTACTTTGACCAGGTCAGCGGAGGTCACCGAGTCGATGTTGTGCGCCACAGTCTGAGGCGAGCTGTAGACGCCGCTGCTCAGAACCTGAACTCCCAGCTCCTCCAGAAGACCCTCCGGACTCTCCAAAGACATCAGATAATCGCTCTTCAGCTGGGTCCTGGACACACAACACCAGGCCCTTCATTCAACTGACACGACGTCTACATTTACTTTCCTAAAGCACAGTACTCCAAATAAAACAACTAGATTTAACAGAAACACATGAATTCATTGGTATTAGCTCAAGAAGCACTGCTTATATGGGCGTTAAAGTTCTTCTTTTCCTGTTGACAGACTCACTTGGCTCTGGTCAGGTCGTCTGCAGTAAGTCTTCCTTCAGCTACAGCCGTCACCTGGGCCATGGCTGCGTTGATCACCTGCTCACAGAGAGACATCAGTGCAGATGTCAATCCTTCACTTCACACTGTCAGCATTAAAGCACCAGTTCACCCACGAATAATGCCACTGTATGGAAAATAGCTTTAATAATCCCTGCTGTCCTGCTGAGCACTCACCTCGCGGGCCGAGTCTGCTTGTGAGATGACATAGACTCCGAAGAGGCCGGAGTCCGAGTAGGTCGCACTGAAAGCCGTGGCCTGAGAGGAAGATCAGACAGAAGCCGATCAGACAGAGATCTAATCATCTGTACTCTCAGATGACGGGGTGTACTCACATCGAACGGCTGAGCGGTGGCTTTGGCGATGCCCTGGCTGAGTTTGCTGGTGATGCTGGATCCTCTCTTGACGTGTGGTCCTGTACCCAGAATCCTCTGCAGCAGGCTGAAGGCGTTGGCCTCCGCGGAGCCCGCCGCGGCTCCTTCACACGCCAGCAGAGCATGCACCAGACCTCCACCGCTCTGCACACGCAGCTCACCTGCACACAAACAGCCAATCGATCAAACAAGATTCATCTTACACAGGAAACTGCTATTTTTGGACCATTAGGATTCACTGTACAATTAATGTGTGTCAATGAAGCATATTTGCCAATACAAATTCTCATCACtgtaatgcagaaaaaaaacttCAATGGCATTCAAGGCACTACAACAAACTTGAACACGGTTAATGGTTAACAAAATGTAATTCAGTAACAATATCAATGCTTTAAATATGCAGTAATTTTGCACATTATGGTTATAAAGTATAACTGCCAAAAAAATAATccttttacacaaaatataatttaatagaaataatagtaataacatgacatttaaatatattcttgTTCCATTCTATTAGGGATCAAATGTGACCCAATATTAGTTgtattaataactattaatttgGACATTTTATTGTTGTAGTCATTtcatatattgcatttctgtacCACTGGTAAAGTGGGTTTAGGTAGGAATACTCAATTAATCTTTGCTCCAATCACTATAATGCGTAGCCTCAAAACTAAGCAGCTCATCTCTCTGAACATGTCACCAGGTGTGTGTGAACTCACCTCCACGGTAAACGGCTTTAGCCCCTGCTGCACCTGTCCCAGTGTGTGTGCTGAAGAACCGCTCGCCCACCTGCCTCAGAGCAGCATGACTGACGCCTTCAAACAGAGGATTCAACACTTGTTCAGACAGTCACACTCACTCATCACACGAAGGTAGGGCTGGCTAATAGAGCTGCATGAAAGAGACGCAATAAACTACACAAAAGAGTATTCTGTGCTGCTGTTTACAATTATGAGGACAACTTGGATAGCCCAACTCAGTGACACAGTAGTATTGCAAGTCCTTGTATTGCAAGGATGGATATAGATTTTTGTCGGCCAAAAATGGGAAACAACATCATTCTGAAGCCAATGGGCgaaaatgaaaatctaaatattttaaataatagacCGTAAGCCAACTGTGTTTTTGTTGCAGTAACCAGGCGTGGAGAACTTCTGAACCGACCTACAGAAACACATCATGGGTGCAGCACTCAATGCACATTCATAAGAAGGACTCACCTAATCCAACCAGGGCCATTCTTGCACTGGTGTAATTACTGGCAAAGAACTGTTGCAGCTAGGATGTGAAAACAGACAGAGAAGAGTGTTTATAAAGGAACATTATGAGACAGACTTGTGAAGTGTTCAGGATCTGCTGTCAGTCGCTCACATGATCCACACTGATCTTCCCCAGCATGTGGTCGGGACAGTACAGAGAGTTGGATAAAGCGTTCTTATAAGCAGCTTCATGCAGCTTCTCCAGAACACCTGTGTGAGACAAAACCTCTCATCAGCACCAGATGAGCCGAGTCTTCACATTCATTTCCTGGAGTCAGCATAATGTACCTATCTGTGGGCTCTGGTCGGCCACGGCCTTGTCTATCCTGACCCTCTGCGAGAGGTCAGACAGCTCCCAGGGTCTGAAGTCCGGAGCCGTGGTCACATTGACCAGGTACTCTACGACACCGTCACTGCACGGGAAACACATATCTTTCATATAGATTACAAATCTATCAACGAAATACGACTCGTCCCCCAAACCAAAGTGTGACCGGATCTACAGAGCTACTCACAAATCATCCCTCAGACAGTCCAGGGAATAGACCATGTGTTCCCTCGATGACGTCACACTAAAAACCAAAAAACATGATGTTCGACAGAGAGTGCAGTACAGAAAGTGTTTCAAAGCGGTCATGTGTAAATATAAAAGTGACCTCAAACTGGCGCCCACTGCCTCCAGACCCCGACAGATCTTGAACGCTGACGCTCC is from Carassius auratus strain Wakin chromosome 28, ASM336829v1, whole genome shotgun sequence and encodes:
- the LOC113047560 gene encoding cytochrome b-c1 complex subunit 2, mitochondrial-like, whose protein sequence is MTGFRGFTLLSRRSYAAARRSEALTEPLVTRKPAAAPALAPQDVQVSKLPSGLLVASLENYSPVSKIGVFVKAGSRYETPENLGVTHILRLASNLTTKGASAFKICRGLEAVGASLSVTSSREHMVYSLDCLRDDFDGVVEYLVNVTTAPDFRPWELSDLSQRVRIDKAVADQSPQIGVLEKLHEAAYKNALSNSLYCPDHMLGKISVDHLQQFFASNYTSARMALVGLGVSHAALRQVGERFFSTHTGTGAAGAKAVYRGGELRVQSGGGLVHALLACEGAAAGSAEANAFSLLQRILGTGPHVKRGSSITSKLSQGIAKATAQPFDATAFSATYSDSGLFGVYVISQADSAREVINAAMAQVTAVAEGRLTADDLTRAKTQLKSDYLMSLESPEGLLEELGVQVLSSGVYSSPQTVAHNIDSVTSADLVKAAKKFVESKKTMSCCGHLANTPFVDEL